One genomic segment of Thermococcus sp. M39 includes these proteins:
- a CDS encoding helix-turn-helix transcriptional regulator, which produces MVEVCKVYEEHEEKIAKVKEKLPNDKLIVEMANFFDAFGDATRLKILLALMEEELCTCDLSNITGLSVSAISHQLRVLKDRRIVSYRREGKNVFYRLDDGHIREILKIALKHMEE; this is translated from the coding sequence ATGGTAGAAGTATGTAAAGTGTATGAAGAACATGAAGAAAAGATTGCTAAAGTTAAAGAAAAGCTTCCAAATGATAAGTTGATAGTAGAAATGGCAAACTTCTTTGATGCATTTGGCGATGCAACGAGGCTTAAGATTTTGTTAGCCCTAATGGAAGAAGAACTCTGCACTTGCGATTTATCAAACATTACTGGCCTATCAGTTTCAGCGATCTCTCATCAGCTTAGAGTTTTAAAGGATAGGAGAATTGTTAGCTATAGAAGAGAAGGGAAGAACGTCTTCTACCGCTTGGATGACGGGCACATAAGGGAGATTTTGAAGATTGCACTCAAGCACATGGAGGAGTAA
- a CDS encoding DMT family transporter → MTHHYGYVSALLAALLFGISSTLNKIALREVHPMIVAGSIYLTAGIVLMLLRFTPLKDKILERLEFKVKTQEYFSRRDLLLLAFIVLFGSFLAPLSFMFGLDKTTAVNASLLLNTETLFTVLIALLIFKEKASRRSILGILLILIGAVVISTENFREVELSKGIAGNLLIILAGLFWAIDNNLSKLLSVKRDLLLVTSLKGLFGGSALLILASLIGIPPYIPLQSLPYILTVGAFSIGFSIVLFLFALREIGAMKTGAIFSTSSLIGAVFAFLVLGENFTVIKAFFGILMFFGVYLLSLE, encoded by the coding sequence ATGACACATCACTATGGCTATGTAAGCGCTCTCTTAGCAGCACTGCTCTTTGGAATAAGCTCAACGCTAAATAAAATCGCTCTTAGAGAGGTTCATCCAATGATTGTAGCAGGGAGCATTTATTTAACAGCTGGAATAGTTCTAATGCTTCTCCGCTTTACTCCGCTTAAGGATAAAATCCTCGAAAGGCTTGAATTTAAAGTTAAAACTCAAGAATACTTCTCAAGGCGGGACCTCTTGCTATTAGCTTTTATAGTGCTCTTTGGCTCTTTTTTGGCACCACTCTCCTTTATGTTTGGACTTGATAAAACAACAGCAGTTAATGCATCCCTCCTACTCAATACTGAAACATTGTTCACAGTTTTAATCGCTCTCTTAATCTTTAAAGAAAAAGCCTCAAGAAGAAGCATTCTCGGAATTCTCTTAATCTTGATTGGAGCCGTTGTGATCTCGACGGAAAACTTTAGGGAAGTAGAGCTGAGCAAAGGCATTGCTGGGAATCTTTTAATAATTTTGGCTGGATTATTTTGGGCGATAGATAACAATTTGAGCAAGCTCTTGAGCGTTAAGAGGGATCTGCTTTTAGTGACTTCACTAAAAGGGCTGTTTGGTGGGAGCGCGTTATTAATTTTGGCTTCTCTAATTGGAATTCCTCCCTATATTCCACTTCAAAGCCTTCCGTATATACTAACGGTCGGTGCTTTTAGCATAGGCTTTTCTATTGTCTTGTTTCTCTTCGCATTAAGGGAAATTGGAGCCATGAAAACAGGGGCTATCTTCTCGACCTCCTCTTTAATTGGAGCTGTTTTTGCTTTCTTGGTCTTGGGAGAAAACTTTACAGTTATTAAAGCATTCTTTGGCATTTTGATGTTTTTTGGAGTGTATCTGCTCTCTTTGGAGTAA
- a CDS encoding DUF302 domain-containing protein produces the protein MYKYVRETSLSFEEAEARFKEALEKVGLKAINEIPISNILKNKLNVEIPAYKTFLICNPKIVNELLALEYDIGLLVPCHGVVYEKEGKVYVGVELPSETLKVAGEQVSTFMTEIEENLKKAVDMVVQ, from the coding sequence ATGTACAAGTACGTAAGAGAAACAAGTTTAAGCTTTGAAGAGGCTGAGGCCAGGTTTAAAGAAGCCCTCGAGAAGGTTGGCTTAAAAGCTATCAACGAAATTCCAATCAGCAACATTCTCAAAAATAAGCTCAATGTTGAAATTCCAGCCTATAAGACATTCCTAATCTGCAACCCAAAGATAGTGAATGAACTCCTAGCCTTGGAGTACGATATCGGACTCCTAGTGCCCTGCCACGGAGTAGTTTATGAGAAGGAAGGAAAGGTCTATGTAGGCGTTGAGTTGCCAAGCGAAACTCTCAAAGTAGCTGGAGAGCAGGTCTCAACGTTTATGACAGAAATCGAAGAGAATCTGAAAAAAGCCGTTGACATGGTTGTCCAATGA
- a CDS encoding DUF302 domain-containing protein, with protein MHKYVKETNLSFEEAEKKFKEAIEEVGLKVVGEVMPSKKIKMKLGIEIPSYKILFICNPKYVYDLINVDYDIGALVPCHGFVYERDGKVYVGVNLPTKTLTFAGEKVVEYIKTAEEQLIKAVDSVA; from the coding sequence AACAAATCTAAGCTTTGAGGAAGCTGAAAAGAAGTTTAAGGAAGCTATTGAAGAAGTTGGCCTAAAAGTCGTTGGAGAGGTGATGCCGAGCAAAAAGATCAAGATGAAGCTTGGAATTGAAATTCCCTCATATAAAATCCTTTTCATCTGCAATCCAAAATATGTCTACGATTTAATCAATGTGGATTATGATATCGGCGCTTTGGTTCCCTGCCATGGCTTTGTTTATGAAAGAGACGGAAAAGTTTACGTCGGCGTTAATTTACCAACAAAAACCTTAACTTTTGCCGGTGAAAAAGTCGTTGAGTACATAAAGACGGCTGAAGAGCAGTTGATTAAAGCCGTCGATAGCGTGGCATGA